One stretch of Pradoshia sp. D12 DNA includes these proteins:
- a CDS encoding YjbA family protein, whose protein sequence is MLYLHDVWVNWFEGEENSYNICSFHEWRKEDTVELLDQVPLLKLEPVLFHYIENDLLELPSSLLQDVYKKAYIRKNHERLPMDYCFVATDGTGIIAIDTIGYTIPIRKSRLIPRQEQLAYDMVRNVDAHQYDYQSMITDYQKKEYHILSPSPDFMLGLTRKERQLKQLLFMVLDQLKSSSNTAEIRYWYTEWAPEQYSTVLKMDFDEIWHKLYSEMKIGWSEKHAMLCERLIKGQPFFEKLWEIEVGDRPSML, encoded by the coding sequence ATGTTGTATCTCCATGATGTTTGGGTAAATTGGTTTGAAGGTGAAGAAAACAGTTATAACATTTGCAGCTTTCACGAGTGGAGGAAAGAGGATACGGTTGAGTTACTTGACCAGGTTCCGCTTTTGAAGTTGGAGCCGGTTCTTTTTCACTACATTGAAAATGATTTATTGGAATTGCCTTCAAGTCTTCTACAGGATGTTTATAAGAAGGCGTATATTCGGAAGAATCATGAAAGACTTCCGATGGATTATTGTTTTGTTGCTACAGATGGGACAGGCATCATTGCTATTGATACGATAGGATACACCATACCAATCCGAAAGAGTAGATTAATTCCAAGGCAGGAGCAATTGGCTTATGATATGGTACGTAATGTGGATGCGCATCAGTATGACTATCAGTCAATGATTACAGATTATCAGAAGAAAGAGTATCATATCCTTTCCCCATCTCCTGATTTTATGCTGGGGTTAACACGCAAGGAACGTCAATTAAAGCAATTATTGTTCATGGTACTTGATCAATTAAAAAGTTCAAGCAATACAGCTGAAATTCGTTATTGGTATACAGAATGGGCGCCTGAACAATATTCAACAGTTTTAAAAATGGATTTTGATGAAATATGGCACAAGCTATACTCGGAAATGAAGATAGGCTGGTCAGAAAAACACGCCATGTTATGTGAACGTTTAATAAAAGGCCAACCATTTTTCGAAAAGCTCTGGGAAATAGAAGTAGGAGATCGACCATCCATGCTGTAA
- a CDS encoding DUF2268 domain-containing protein: MGVIRTDKWLEESFNDRLKIEENILDTVNMREHVLIEVLNRIGLYQPNLKTNKTYQNMKERKVWHRIALYHKKYKKAWDGPDIPIFLFPMASEVFSLFRSPNKHKSGIAFIDKLFLFISEKVKDKELEALFVHEYHHTTRLESLGGQVKHRLADSIIMEGLAEFAVSEYCGESYLAPWITNYQTKEIEELITEKFKPNFDMKRSDPLHDKLLFGHGTMPKMAGYAAGYKLVKDYADLHSMKTRDMIGLSTDKIING; encoded by the coding sequence ATGGGAGTTATCAGAACGGATAAATGGTTGGAGGAGTCCTTTAATGATCGGTTAAAAATAGAAGAGAATATTTTAGACACAGTAAATATGCGAGAACATGTTCTAATTGAAGTTTTAAATAGAATTGGCCTATACCAGCCCAACCTAAAAACAAACAAGACATATCAAAATATGAAGGAACGGAAGGTGTGGCATAGAATCGCACTTTATCATAAAAAATATAAAAAAGCATGGGATGGTCCGGATATTCCTATTTTCCTATTTCCGATGGCAAGTGAAGTGTTCAGCTTATTTCGCTCTCCCAATAAACATAAATCAGGGATTGCTTTCATTGATAAATTGTTTTTATTTATATCGGAGAAGGTGAAGGATAAAGAACTGGAAGCTCTATTTGTCCATGAATATCATCATACAACGAGATTGGAATCCCTGGGGGGGCAGGTTAAGCATAGATTGGCAGACTCTATTATTATGGAGGGTCTTGCAGAATTTGCGGTATCAGAATATTGCGGTGAATCGTATTTGGCGCCTTGGATAACCAATTATCAAACGAAGGAAATCGAAGAACTGATTACAGAAAAATTCAAACCGAACTTTGATATGAAGCGATCTGATCCCCTTCATGATAAGTTGTTATTTGGGCATGGTACAATGCCAAAAATGGCCGGATATGCGGCAGGTTACAAACTTGTAAAGGATTATGCAGATCTTCATTCCATGAAGACTAGGGATATGATTGGTCTTTCTACTGATAAAATAATCAATGGATAA